A window from Larimichthys crocea isolate SSNF chromosome XXIII, L_crocea_2.0, whole genome shotgun sequence encodes these proteins:
- the nphp3 gene encoding nephrocystin-3 isoform X2 produces MGTASSLVSPGEVIEDGYGGEGGEACEIPVEVKPKARLLRSSFRRGPRVIGASFKSTGSVDLEYAAEYERLRKEYEIFRVSKNNEISSMQKKEAKLDEENKRLRAELQALQKTYQKILREKESALEAKYQAMERAATFEHDRDKVKRQFKIFRETKEKEIQDLLRAKRDLEAKMQQLQAQGIQVYDPNDSDSDDNQTTVTAAGTQCEYWSGGVLGSEPSMGSMMQLQQTFRGPEFAHSLIDVEGPFANVSRDDWDAAVASLLQVSPHVPQALWSNTVRCYLIFTQETRAELDIFIKKHSPVLRRMCEGLGHFYLNVCFPEENAAKYAVERRQEIERSSVCVLLLKSAVTSSVVEDCEEAFVKNPDGHPLVLYLRTGEDHNLTEPTRQLLERINAADKAAKVKVVDHSGSAEEGADLIYAQLEKVIKQELLGLEGADVDSKDSGIEEGREEDSGDVLWDLHDEQEQIESYQQACNSTTSQLGFQKYIDRLNDMIAAPPPTPPLLVSGGPGSGKSLLLSKWIEQQQKQSPNTLFLYHFVGRPLSTSSEPVLIIKRLTVKLLQHFWSISGLSMEPSKILEEFPRWLERLSARHQGNIIIIIDSIDQIQQAERHMKWLIDPLPVNVRVVVSVNVETCPQAWRLWPTLHLDPLSPREVRSVVNAECQSMDLKFTKDQEKKLERHCRSASTCNALYVTLLARMIISISCWSLEKSLEQCLQCQDTMSLYRQALKMTLNSLNTDRERHIMREILCLVCASHNGVSESEVLDLFPEVELPVLSSLLYRLNRLCFVTLRCGLIRFQHLQAWEAVRLEFLGGGSSSAAYREKLIHYFSQQLSQDRVTWRVADELPWLLQQQEDRTKLQLSLLNLFVSQNLYKRGHFSELLAYWQYVGKDKNSMATEYFDSLKHYEKSCESEDSMTKLANLYETLGRFLKDLGLPSQAVAPLQRSLEIRETALDPDHPSVAHSLHQLAGVYVQWKKYGNAEQLYKQALEISENAYGAEHASVARELESLAMLYQKQNKYEQAEKLRKMSVKIRQKTARQKGHMYGFTLLRRRALQLEELTLGKDSADCAKTLNELGVLYYLQNNLDAAKVFLTRSLEMRQRVLGPDHPDCAQSLNNLAALHTERREYETAEDMYERALDIRKKALSPDHPSLAYTLKHLAMLYKRRGKLEKAVPLYELSLEIREKSFGPKHPSVATALVNLAVIYCQLKKHGDALPLYERALKVYEDSLGRSHPRVGETLKNLAVLSYEEGDFEKAAELYKRAMEIKEAEPSLVCGNALSRHSSSGDTFSLRGPAPLPHVPR; encoded by the exons ATGGGCACCGCATCCTCTTTGGTCAGCCCGGGAGAGGTGATCGAAGACGGGTATGGGGGTGAAGGTGGAGAAGCCTGTGAGATCCCAGTGGAGGTCAAACCCAAAGCCCGGCTCCTGCGCAGTTCCTTCCGCAGAGGACCTCGGGTGATCGGGGCCAGTTTTAAGTCCACGGGCTCTGTGGATCTGGAGTATGCTGCAGAGTATGAAAGACTGCGGAAAGAGTATGAGATCTTCCGTGTCAGCAAGAATAACGAGATCTCGTCCATGCAGAAGAAGGAGGCCAAGCTGGATGAGGAGAACAAGAGGCTGAGAGCTGAGCTCCAG GCTCTGCAGAAGACCTACCAGAAGAtcctcagagagaaagagagcgccCTTGAGGCAAAGTACCAAGCTATGGAGAGAGCCGCCACCTTTGAACATGACCGGGACAAAGTTAAACGACagtttaag ATTTTCCGGGAGACGAAAGAAAAGGAGATTCAGGATCTCCTGCGAGCCAAGAGGGACTTGGAGGCCAAGATGCAACAGTTGCAGGCTCAGGGCATCCAGGTCTATGACCCCAATGATTCTGACTCAGACGACAACCAAACCACTGTCACTG CTGCAGGGACACAGTGTGAATACTGGTCCGGTGGTGTGCTGGGAAGTGAGCCCTCTATGGGTAGCATGATGCAGCTGCAACAGACCTTCCGGGGCCCAGAGTTCGCTCACAGTCTGATAGATGTGGAGGGACCCTTTGCAAATGTCAGCAGAG ATGACTGGGATGCTGCAGTGGCCAGTCTCCTTCAGGTCTCCCCTCATGTGCCCCAGGCCTTATGGAGTAACACAGTGCGCTGCTACCTGATCTTCACCCAGGAGACCAGAGCTGAGCTTGATATCTTTATTAAG aAACACTCCCCTGTGTTACGGAGAATGTGTGAGGGTCTCGGTCATTTCTACCTGAACGTCTGCTTCCCAGAGGAGAACGCTGCCAAATACGCTGTGGAGCGCAGGCAGGAGATTGAAaggagctctgtgtgtgtgcttcttctCAAATCTGCTGTCACTAG CTCTGTGGTGGAGGATTGTGAGGAGGCTTTTGTGAAGAATCCAGATGGCCATCCGCTAGTGCTCTACCTCAGGACTGGAGAAGATCACAATTTGACTGAACCCACCAGGCAACTGTTAGAGAGGATCAATGCTGCAGACAAAGCTGCTAAAGTGAAG GTGGTGGATCATAGTGGCTCTGCAGAGGAGGGTGCCGACCTGATTTATGCTCAACTAGAGAAAGTCATCAAACAG GAGCTGCTGGGTCTTGAAGGAGCAGACGTTGACTCTAAGGACTCTGGTATAGAGGAGGGACGAGAGGAAGACTCAGGAGATGTGCTGTGGGACCTGCACGATGAACAGGAGCAGATTGAATCCTACCAGCAAGCCTGTAACAGCACCACCTCCCAGTTAGGTTTCCAGAAG TATATAGATCGTTTGAATGACATGATTGCGGCTCCCCCTCCCACCCCTCCTCTGCTGGTGTCTGGTGGTCCAGGCTCAGGGAAGTCTCTCCTGCTCTCCAAATG GatcgagcagcagcagaagcagtcCCCCAACACCTTGTTCCTTTATCATTTTGTTGGTCGCCCACTTTCCACGAGCTCAGAGCCAGTTCTCATTATCAAACGCCTCACAGTCAAA CTGCTGCAGCACTTCTGGTCTATTTCTGGCTTGTCCATGGAACCCAGTAAGATCTTGGAGGAGTTTCCTCGCTGGCTTGAAAGACTGTCAGCACGGCATCAaggaaacatcatcatcatcatcgatTCTATTGACCAAATACAG CAAGCAGAAAGACACATGAAGTGGCTGATTGACCCTCTTCCCGTTAACGTAAGAGTGGTGGTGTCTGTCAACGTAGAGACGTGTCCTCAAGCTTGGAG GTTGTGGCCCACGCTCCACTTAGACCCACTGAGTCCCAGAGAGGTCAGAAGTGTCGTTAATGCAGAGTGCCAGAGCATGGATCTCAAATTTACTAAAGACCAG GAGAAGAAGCTGGAAAGGCACTGTCGCTCTGCGTCCACCTGCAATGCATTATATGTCACACTTCTGGCAAGGATGATCATCAG TATATCATGTTGGTCACTGGAGAAGAGCCTGgagcagtgtctgcagtgtcaggACACCATGTCACTCTACCGCCAGGCACTCAAGATGACACTGAACtccctgaacacagacagagagcgacACATCATGAGAGAG ATACTGTGTCTGGTATGTGCCAGCCATAATGGAGTGAGTGAATCAGAGGTACTAGACCTTTTCCCAGAAGTGGAGTTGCCGGTCCTGTCCTCTCTGCTTTACCGCCTGAACAGACTCTGCTTTGTAACCCTCCGTTGTGGGCTCATCAGGTTTCAACACCTGCAG GCTTGGGAAGCTGTGAGGTTGGAGTTTCTGGGCGGAGGAAGTAGCTCTGCTGCTTACAGAGAGAAACTCATACATTACTTCAGTCAGCAACTCAG ccaggACCGGGTGACTTGGCGTGTTGCAGATGAGCTGCCCTGGCTGCTCCAACAGCAGGAGGATAGGACTAAACTACAGCTTAGCCTCCTGAACCTGTTTGTCTCCCAAAACCTCTACAAGAG ggGGCATTTCTCTGAGCTGCTAGCTTATTGGCAATATGTAGGCAAAGACAAAAACTCCATGGCAACTGAGTACTTTGACTCCCTGAAACACTATGAGAAGAGCTGTGAGAGCGAAGACAGCATGACCAAGCTGGCAAACTTGTATGAGACCTTGGGACGCTTCCTCAAAGACCTGGGCCTCCCTAGTCAG GCTGTAGCCCCTTTACAAAGGTCCCTTGAGATCCGGGAGACAGCCTTGGACCCGGACCATCCCAGCGTAGCTCACTCCCTGCACCAGCTGGCCGGGGTTTATGTTCAGTGGAAGAAGTACGGCAACGCTGAGCAGCTGTACAAGCAGGCCCTGGAGATAAGTGAGAACGCCTATGGAGCCGAGCATGCCAGCGTGGCACGAGAGCTGGAGTCACTTGCGATGCTCtatcagaaacaaaacaa GTACGAACAAGCCGAGAAACTCAGGAAGATGTCAGTAAAGATCCGTCAGAAAACTGCTCGCCAGAAAGGTCATATG TATGGCTTCACTTTGTTGAGGCGCAGAGCCCTACAGCTGGAAGAGCTGACCCTGGGAAAAGATTCTGCAGACTGTGCCAAGACACTTAATGAACTGGGTGTCCTGTACTACCTCCAAAACAACCTGGA TGCAGCCAAGGTATTCTTGACACGCTCTCTGGAGATGCGTCAGCGTGTCCTTGGGCCAGATCACCCAGATTGTGCTCAGTCCCTCAACAACCTGGCTGCAttgcacacagagaggagggagtaTGAGACAGCTGAGGACATGTACGAGAGGGCGCTAGACATTCGCAAGAAGGCCTTGTCCCCAGACCACCCGTCGCTGGCATACACGCTCAAACACCTGGCCATGCTCTATAAACGCAGA gGGAAGCTGGAAAAGGCAGTGCCGCTGTATGAGCTGTCTCTGGAAATCAGGGAAAAAAGTTTTGGGCCCAAACATCCCAGTGTGGCCACAGCACTGGTTAATCTGGCTGTAATCTACTGCCAGCTG AAGAAGCACGGTGACGCCTTGCCTCTTTATGAACGGGCACTGAAAGTGTATGAGGATAGTTTGGGGCGTTCACACCCACGAGTCGGAGAGACCCTAAAAAACCTGGCTGTGCTGAG CTACGAAGAGGGCGATTTCGAGAAGGCGGCAGAGCTTTACAAACGTGCAATGGAGATAAAGGAGGCAGAGCCATCGTTGGTGTGTGGGAACGCTCTGTCACGTCACTCCTCCAGCGGGGACACGTTCAGTCTGAGAGGACCTGCTCCCCTCCCACATGTCCCGAGGTGA
- the nphp3 gene encoding nephrocystin-3 isoform X1, with protein MGTASSLVSPGEVIEDGYGGEGGEACEIPVEVKPKARLLRSSFRRGPRVIGASFKSTGSVDLEYAAEYERLRKEYEIFRVSKNNEISSMQKKEAKLDEENKRLRAELQALQKTYQKILREKESALEAKYQAMERAATFEHDRDKVKRQFKIFRETKEKEIQDLLRAKRDLEAKMQQLQAQGIQVYDPNDSDSDDNQTTVTAAGTQCEYWSGGVLGSEPSMGSMMQLQQTFRGPEFAHSLIDVEGPFANVSRDDWDAAVASLLQVSPHVPQALWSNTVRCYLIFTQETRAELDIFIKKHSPVLRRMCEGLGHFYLNVCFPEENAAKYAVERRQEIERSSVCVLLLKSAVTSSVVEDCEEAFVKNPDGHPLVLYLRTGEDHNLTEPTRQLLERINAADKAAKVKMPHGACADMFSTLTQVVDHSGSAEEGADLIYAQLEKVIKQELLGLEGADVDSKDSGIEEGREEDSGDVLWDLHDEQEQIESYQQACNSTTSQLGFQKYIDRLNDMIAAPPPTPPLLVSGGPGSGKSLLLSKWIEQQQKQSPNTLFLYHFVGRPLSTSSEPVLIIKRLTVKLLQHFWSISGLSMEPSKILEEFPRWLERLSARHQGNIIIIIDSIDQIQQAERHMKWLIDPLPVNVRVVVSVNVETCPQAWRLWPTLHLDPLSPREVRSVVNAECQSMDLKFTKDQEKKLERHCRSASTCNALYVTLLARMIISISCWSLEKSLEQCLQCQDTMSLYRQALKMTLNSLNTDRERHIMREILCLVCASHNGVSESEVLDLFPEVELPVLSSLLYRLNRLCFVTLRCGLIRFQHLQAWEAVRLEFLGGGSSSAAYREKLIHYFSQQLSQDRVTWRVADELPWLLQQQEDRTKLQLSLLNLFVSQNLYKRGHFSELLAYWQYVGKDKNSMATEYFDSLKHYEKSCESEDSMTKLANLYETLGRFLKDLGLPSQAVAPLQRSLEIRETALDPDHPSVAHSLHQLAGVYVQWKKYGNAEQLYKQALEISENAYGAEHASVARELESLAMLYQKQNKYEQAEKLRKMSVKIRQKTARQKGHMYGFTLLRRRALQLEELTLGKDSADCAKTLNELGVLYYLQNNLDAAKVFLTRSLEMRQRVLGPDHPDCAQSLNNLAALHTERREYETAEDMYERALDIRKKALSPDHPSLAYTLKHLAMLYKRRGKLEKAVPLYELSLEIREKSFGPKHPSVATALVNLAVIYCQLKKHGDALPLYERALKVYEDSLGRSHPRVGETLKNLAVLSYEEGDFEKAAELYKRAMEIKEAEPSLVCGNALSRHSSSGDTFSLRGPAPLPHVPR; from the exons ATGGGCACCGCATCCTCTTTGGTCAGCCCGGGAGAGGTGATCGAAGACGGGTATGGGGGTGAAGGTGGAGAAGCCTGTGAGATCCCAGTGGAGGTCAAACCCAAAGCCCGGCTCCTGCGCAGTTCCTTCCGCAGAGGACCTCGGGTGATCGGGGCCAGTTTTAAGTCCACGGGCTCTGTGGATCTGGAGTATGCTGCAGAGTATGAAAGACTGCGGAAAGAGTATGAGATCTTCCGTGTCAGCAAGAATAACGAGATCTCGTCCATGCAGAAGAAGGAGGCCAAGCTGGATGAGGAGAACAAGAGGCTGAGAGCTGAGCTCCAG GCTCTGCAGAAGACCTACCAGAAGAtcctcagagagaaagagagcgccCTTGAGGCAAAGTACCAAGCTATGGAGAGAGCCGCCACCTTTGAACATGACCGGGACAAAGTTAAACGACagtttaag ATTTTCCGGGAGACGAAAGAAAAGGAGATTCAGGATCTCCTGCGAGCCAAGAGGGACTTGGAGGCCAAGATGCAACAGTTGCAGGCTCAGGGCATCCAGGTCTATGACCCCAATGATTCTGACTCAGACGACAACCAAACCACTGTCACTG CTGCAGGGACACAGTGTGAATACTGGTCCGGTGGTGTGCTGGGAAGTGAGCCCTCTATGGGTAGCATGATGCAGCTGCAACAGACCTTCCGGGGCCCAGAGTTCGCTCACAGTCTGATAGATGTGGAGGGACCCTTTGCAAATGTCAGCAGAG ATGACTGGGATGCTGCAGTGGCCAGTCTCCTTCAGGTCTCCCCTCATGTGCCCCAGGCCTTATGGAGTAACACAGTGCGCTGCTACCTGATCTTCACCCAGGAGACCAGAGCTGAGCTTGATATCTTTATTAAG aAACACTCCCCTGTGTTACGGAGAATGTGTGAGGGTCTCGGTCATTTCTACCTGAACGTCTGCTTCCCAGAGGAGAACGCTGCCAAATACGCTGTGGAGCGCAGGCAGGAGATTGAAaggagctctgtgtgtgtgcttcttctCAAATCTGCTGTCACTAG CTCTGTGGTGGAGGATTGTGAGGAGGCTTTTGTGAAGAATCCAGATGGCCATCCGCTAGTGCTCTACCTCAGGACTGGAGAAGATCACAATTTGACTGAACCCACCAGGCAACTGTTAGAGAGGATCAATGCTGCAGACAAAGCTGCTAAAGTGAAG ATGCCTCACGGTGCTtgtgctgacatgttttcaACATTAACCCAGGTGGTGGATCATAGTGGCTCTGCAGAGGAGGGTGCCGACCTGATTTATGCTCAACTAGAGAAAGTCATCAAACAG GAGCTGCTGGGTCTTGAAGGAGCAGACGTTGACTCTAAGGACTCTGGTATAGAGGAGGGACGAGAGGAAGACTCAGGAGATGTGCTGTGGGACCTGCACGATGAACAGGAGCAGATTGAATCCTACCAGCAAGCCTGTAACAGCACCACCTCCCAGTTAGGTTTCCAGAAG TATATAGATCGTTTGAATGACATGATTGCGGCTCCCCCTCCCACCCCTCCTCTGCTGGTGTCTGGTGGTCCAGGCTCAGGGAAGTCTCTCCTGCTCTCCAAATG GatcgagcagcagcagaagcagtcCCCCAACACCTTGTTCCTTTATCATTTTGTTGGTCGCCCACTTTCCACGAGCTCAGAGCCAGTTCTCATTATCAAACGCCTCACAGTCAAA CTGCTGCAGCACTTCTGGTCTATTTCTGGCTTGTCCATGGAACCCAGTAAGATCTTGGAGGAGTTTCCTCGCTGGCTTGAAAGACTGTCAGCACGGCATCAaggaaacatcatcatcatcatcgatTCTATTGACCAAATACAG CAAGCAGAAAGACACATGAAGTGGCTGATTGACCCTCTTCCCGTTAACGTAAGAGTGGTGGTGTCTGTCAACGTAGAGACGTGTCCTCAAGCTTGGAG GTTGTGGCCCACGCTCCACTTAGACCCACTGAGTCCCAGAGAGGTCAGAAGTGTCGTTAATGCAGAGTGCCAGAGCATGGATCTCAAATTTACTAAAGACCAG GAGAAGAAGCTGGAAAGGCACTGTCGCTCTGCGTCCACCTGCAATGCATTATATGTCACACTTCTGGCAAGGATGATCATCAG TATATCATGTTGGTCACTGGAGAAGAGCCTGgagcagtgtctgcagtgtcaggACACCATGTCACTCTACCGCCAGGCACTCAAGATGACACTGAACtccctgaacacagacagagagcgacACATCATGAGAGAG ATACTGTGTCTGGTATGTGCCAGCCATAATGGAGTGAGTGAATCAGAGGTACTAGACCTTTTCCCAGAAGTGGAGTTGCCGGTCCTGTCCTCTCTGCTTTACCGCCTGAACAGACTCTGCTTTGTAACCCTCCGTTGTGGGCTCATCAGGTTTCAACACCTGCAG GCTTGGGAAGCTGTGAGGTTGGAGTTTCTGGGCGGAGGAAGTAGCTCTGCTGCTTACAGAGAGAAACTCATACATTACTTCAGTCAGCAACTCAG ccaggACCGGGTGACTTGGCGTGTTGCAGATGAGCTGCCCTGGCTGCTCCAACAGCAGGAGGATAGGACTAAACTACAGCTTAGCCTCCTGAACCTGTTTGTCTCCCAAAACCTCTACAAGAG ggGGCATTTCTCTGAGCTGCTAGCTTATTGGCAATATGTAGGCAAAGACAAAAACTCCATGGCAACTGAGTACTTTGACTCCCTGAAACACTATGAGAAGAGCTGTGAGAGCGAAGACAGCATGACCAAGCTGGCAAACTTGTATGAGACCTTGGGACGCTTCCTCAAAGACCTGGGCCTCCCTAGTCAG GCTGTAGCCCCTTTACAAAGGTCCCTTGAGATCCGGGAGACAGCCTTGGACCCGGACCATCCCAGCGTAGCTCACTCCCTGCACCAGCTGGCCGGGGTTTATGTTCAGTGGAAGAAGTACGGCAACGCTGAGCAGCTGTACAAGCAGGCCCTGGAGATAAGTGAGAACGCCTATGGAGCCGAGCATGCCAGCGTGGCACGAGAGCTGGAGTCACTTGCGATGCTCtatcagaaacaaaacaa GTACGAACAAGCCGAGAAACTCAGGAAGATGTCAGTAAAGATCCGTCAGAAAACTGCTCGCCAGAAAGGTCATATG TATGGCTTCACTTTGTTGAGGCGCAGAGCCCTACAGCTGGAAGAGCTGACCCTGGGAAAAGATTCTGCAGACTGTGCCAAGACACTTAATGAACTGGGTGTCCTGTACTACCTCCAAAACAACCTGGA TGCAGCCAAGGTATTCTTGACACGCTCTCTGGAGATGCGTCAGCGTGTCCTTGGGCCAGATCACCCAGATTGTGCTCAGTCCCTCAACAACCTGGCTGCAttgcacacagagaggagggagtaTGAGACAGCTGAGGACATGTACGAGAGGGCGCTAGACATTCGCAAGAAGGCCTTGTCCCCAGACCACCCGTCGCTGGCATACACGCTCAAACACCTGGCCATGCTCTATAAACGCAGA gGGAAGCTGGAAAAGGCAGTGCCGCTGTATGAGCTGTCTCTGGAAATCAGGGAAAAAAGTTTTGGGCCCAAACATCCCAGTGTGGCCACAGCACTGGTTAATCTGGCTGTAATCTACTGCCAGCTG AAGAAGCACGGTGACGCCTTGCCTCTTTATGAACGGGCACTGAAAGTGTATGAGGATAGTTTGGGGCGTTCACACCCACGAGTCGGAGAGACCCTAAAAAACCTGGCTGTGCTGAG CTACGAAGAGGGCGATTTCGAGAAGGCGGCAGAGCTTTACAAACGTGCAATGGAGATAAAGGAGGCAGAGCCATCGTTGGTGTGTGGGAACGCTCTGTCACGTCACTCCTCCAGCGGGGACACGTTCAGTCTGAGAGGACCTGCTCCCCTCCCACATGTCCCGAGGTGA